In Psychrobacter ciconiae, the following are encoded in one genomic region:
- a CDS encoding RNA-guided endonuclease InsQ/TnpB family protein yields the protein MKTFKLRLKDKHAKQLTAISGSVNFVWNYVNELSFKHLQPTGKFFSAYDIAKYTKGSGEYLGLHSQTIQAINETHTKSRKQFKKAKLRWRTNNSKAKTKSLGWIPFKKSAIKFIGTRQSGKKALKSTIQLSLAKGQKLIIELFDSYNLALYDLNTLELVQDARGRWYACITVKAQNDAKAQGGTGQIGIDLGLKEAATTSDGDTLTVKQTQKWAKKLAIAGRAKNKQRTQAIHAKIKNTRKDIIHKFTTQLVRNNALIVVGDVKSKSFTSKKTNLAKSTYDAGWFELKRQLDYKCKHAGCRFEIVNESYTTQTCSCCGSRQNSPKGRTGLRIREWTCECGVTHDRDINAAKNILAVGLDRLGAEIPSL from the coding sequence ATGAAAACCTTTAAACTCCGACTTAAAGACAAACACGCCAAACAACTGACCGCGATAAGTGGTTCGGTCAATTTTGTTTGGAACTATGTCAATGAGTTGAGTTTTAAACACTTACAGCCAACTGGAAAGTTTTTTAGCGCTTACGACATTGCTAAATATACTAAAGGTAGCGGTGAATATTTAGGCTTACACTCGCAAACCATTCAAGCGATTAATGAAACCCATACCAAAAGCCGAAAGCAGTTTAAAAAAGCCAAGTTAAGATGGCGAACCAACAACTCCAAAGCCAAAACAAAAAGCTTAGGTTGGATACCGTTTAAAAAGAGTGCTATAAAATTCATTGGTACTCGTCAAAGCGGTAAAAAAGCACTTAAATCAACCATTCAATTGTCACTAGCCAAAGGTCAAAAGCTGATCATTGAGTTGTTTGATAGCTACAATTTAGCATTGTATGACCTAAATACCCTTGAGTTGGTTCAAGATGCGAGAGGTAGATGGTACGCCTGTATCACAGTCAAAGCCCAAAATGACGCCAAAGCCCAAGGCGGAACGGGTCAGATTGGCATTGATTTAGGACTCAAAGAAGCTGCAACCACCTCAGATGGCGACACCCTCACCGTCAAACAAACTCAAAAATGGGCTAAAAAACTGGCAATAGCGGGGCGAGCTAAGAACAAACAGCGCACCCAAGCCATTCACGCCAAGATTAAAAATACTCGTAAAGACATTATTCATAAATTCACGACCCAACTTGTGCGTAATAATGCTTTGATTGTGGTCGGTGACGTAAAATCAAAATCATTCACCTCCAAAAAAACTAATCTTGCCAAATCGACTTACGATGCAGGTTGGTTTGAGCTTAAACGGCAACTGGACTATAAATGCAAGCATGCAGGTTGTCGTTTTGAGATTGTGAATGAAAGCTACACTACCCAAACTTGTTCGTGTTGCGGCTCACGCCAAAACAGCCCGAAAGGTAGAACAGGTTTGCGAATAAGAGAATGGACTTGTGAGTGTGGTGTCACTCATGACCGTGATATCAATGCGGCAAAGAACATTCTTGCGGTCGGGCTTGACCGTCTGGGAGCAGAAATCCCCTCACTTTAG
- a CDS encoding diaminopimelate dehydrogenase encodes MTSVIKVAIAGYGNLGRGAQAAIAQSPDMELVCVFSRRDPASVTLIDQSVPVYAMDDIETYKDDIDVLILCGGSKSDLPEQGPILAGLFNIVDSFDTHAKIPEYFAALDAPAKKAGKIAMLSVGWDPGLFSINRLYGEAILPVGETYTFWGKGLSQGHSDAVRRVHGVKSGVQYTIPSETAITRVRSGEQPTLSTREKHNRECYIVLEDNADADAVRNEIVTMPDYFADYDTTVHFIDQQTFDRDHQKMPHGGFVIRSGVSGTDHQQNNQVIEFSLKLGSNPEFTASVLVAYARAAYKMNLAGETGAKTVLDVAPTLLSPKSAAELRKELL; translated from the coding sequence ATGACCTCTGTAATTAAAGTCGCCATCGCCGGTTACGGCAATCTTGGTCGCGGCGCCCAAGCTGCCATTGCACAAAGTCCAGATATGGAGCTGGTTTGTGTGTTCAGCCGCCGAGATCCTGCCTCCGTCACCCTTATTGACCAAAGCGTTCCGGTTTATGCTATGGACGATATTGAAACCTACAAAGATGACATCGACGTTCTTATACTCTGTGGTGGCTCTAAGTCTGATTTGCCAGAGCAAGGTCCTATACTTGCCGGTTTATTTAACATCGTGGACAGCTTTGACACTCACGCCAAAATTCCTGAATACTTTGCCGCTCTTGATGCCCCTGCCAAAAAAGCCGGCAAAATCGCAATGTTGTCCGTAGGTTGGGATCCTGGGTTATTTTCTATCAATCGCTTATACGGCGAAGCCATTTTGCCAGTGGGCGAAACCTACACGTTTTGGGGCAAAGGCTTAAGCCAAGGTCACTCGGATGCGGTTCGCCGTGTTCATGGGGTCAAATCAGGCGTTCAATACACCATTCCCTCAGAGACTGCGATAACAAGAGTTCGTAGCGGTGAGCAGCCAACACTCAGTACGCGCGAAAAGCACAATCGTGAATGCTACATCGTGCTAGAAGACAATGCCGATGCGGATGCCGTTCGCAATGAAATTGTCACCATGCCCGATTATTTTGCGGATTATGACACCACTGTTCATTTTATTGACCAGCAAACTTTTGATCGTGACCACCAAAAAATGCCTCACGGCGGCTTTGTTATCCGCAGTGGTGTCAGCGGTACTGATCATCAGCAAAACAACCAAGTTATTGAGTTTTCCTTAAAACTTGGTAGCAACCCTGAATTTACCGCAAGCGTTCTTGTTGCCTATGCTCGCGCGGCTTATAAAATGAATTTAGCTGGCGAGACGGGCGCAAAAACAGTTCTTGATGTCGCGCCTACGCTACTGTCACCAAAGTCAGCGGCAGAATTGCGTAAAGAGCTGTTGTAA
- a CDS encoding NAD(P)-dependent oxidoreductase, producing the protein MKIVVLESLGISDDEFNTLTATLTANGHELIVYNDGKLDDETIKSRIKDAEVLVLANTPLSGDVIDVADKLKYISIAFTGYNHIDLEKCKEKGISVSNAAGYSTNSVAELTFGLIIAVLRSMIPLEKIVREGGTKDGYKQLDLKGRTLGVVGTGDIGGAVAKIGLAFGCKVIAYNRSEKPALIDKGVEYKTLDEVLAQSDIVTLHVPLTDKTKNLIDADKLALMKDSAILINTAIGPIVDNDALAEALQKGDIAGAGLDRVDMEPPIPADYPILKAPNTVLLPHVGYATDEAMVRRAEITFNNITKWAQGNQENIVL; encoded by the coding sequence ATGAAAATTGTGGTTTTAGAATCGCTAGGGATTAGCGATGATGAATTTAACACGCTTACCGCGACTTTAACAGCGAACGGTCATGAGCTTATCGTTTATAATGACGGCAAGTTAGACGATGAAACGATTAAATCGCGGATTAAAGACGCAGAAGTTTTGGTACTGGCTAATACCCCGCTCAGTGGCGACGTTATTGATGTTGCCGACAAGCTAAAATATATCTCCATCGCCTTTACGGGTTACAACCATATCGATTTGGAAAAATGCAAAGAAAAAGGCATTAGCGTCTCAAATGCTGCAGGCTATAGCACCAATTCTGTCGCTGAGCTGACGTTTGGGCTTATCATCGCGGTACTTCGCAGCATGATACCTTTAGAAAAAATCGTTCGAGAAGGCGGCACAAAAGACGGCTATAAGCAGCTGGATTTAAAAGGTAGAACCCTGGGGGTGGTAGGCACTGGAGACATTGGCGGCGCTGTTGCCAAGATTGGGCTTGCGTTTGGCTGCAAAGTGATTGCTTACAACCGTAGTGAGAAGCCAGCGCTAATAGATAAAGGTGTAGAATATAAGACCTTAGATGAGGTTTTGGCGCAAAGTGATATTGTCACGCTGCACGTGCCGCTGACCGATAAAACCAAAAATTTGATTGATGCTGACAAACTTGCGCTCATGAAAGATAGCGCAATTTTAATCAATACCGCCATTGGTCCCATCGTCGATAATGACGCGTTGGCTGAAGCGCTGCAAAAAGGCGACATCGCAGGAGCGGGGCTAGACCGCGTAGATATGGAACCGCCAATTCCTGCCGACTATCCGATTTTAAAGGCGCCAAATACTGTTTTGCTTCCGCATGTCGGCTATGCAACCGATGAGGCGATGGTAAGACGTGCTGAGATTACGTTTAATAATATTACTAAGTGGGCTCAGGGTAACCAAGAAAATATCGTCCTTTAG
- a CDS encoding bifunctional allantoicase/(S)-ureidoglycine aminohydrolase — MSTKSTYYAPPGGLPPQTQLLSDRAIFTEAYAIIPKRVLTDIVISYLPFWEGMRMWVIARPLTGFSETFSQYIVEVEPNGGSDKPELDDKAEAVLFVVEGEMDITIEGEAHHLEAGGYAYLPPKCNWTLKNNSNGLVKFHWIRKAYQYVDGIDAPEAFVTSDHDVEAIEMPNTNGIWKTTRFTEQSDMRHDMHVNIVTFQPGGVIPFDETHVMEHGLYVLEGKAVYHLNGEWVEVEAGDFMWLRAFCPQSCYAGGPGPFRYLLYKDVNRHMPFIRPER; from the coding sequence ATGTCAACAAAGAGTACTTATTACGCACCACCTGGCGGATTGCCACCTCAAACACAACTGCTATCTGACCGTGCTATCTTCACTGAAGCGTATGCAATTATCCCCAAACGTGTTCTGACTGACATTGTTATTAGTTATCTTCCATTTTGGGAAGGGATGCGGATGTGGGTTATCGCACGTCCTTTGACTGGCTTTTCAGAAACTTTCTCTCAATACATCGTTGAAGTAGAGCCAAATGGCGGATCTGACAAGCCTGAACTAGACGACAAAGCTGAAGCGGTATTGTTTGTTGTTGAAGGCGAAATGGACATCACTATTGAAGGTGAAGCCCATCATTTAGAAGCGGGCGGTTATGCTTATCTGCCACCAAAATGTAACTGGACGCTAAAAAACAACAGCAATGGTCTTGTGAAGTTTCATTGGATTCGCAAAGCTTATCAGTATGTTGATGGTATTGACGCGCCAGAAGCTTTCGTAACTAGCGATCATGATGTTGAAGCTATCGAGATGCCGAATACTAATGGTATCTGGAAGACCACCCGATTTACTGAGCAGTCTGATATGCGTCATGACATGCACGTGAATATCGTGACTTTCCAGCCAGGCGGCGTGATTCCATTTGACGAAACTCACGTGATGGAGCATGGCTTGTATGTGTTAGAAGGCAAAGCGGTGTATCACTTGAACGGTGAGTGGGTCGAAGTTGAAGCTGGCGACTTTATGTGGCTTCGCGCGTTCTGCCCACAGTCTTGCTACGCTGGTGGTCCAGGACCGTTCAGATACTTGCTGTATAAAGATGTGAACAGACACATGCCGTTCATTCGTCCAGAAAGATAA
- a CDS encoding pteridine reductase, which translates to MTINLAKSTTAPVMLVTGAAKRIGAAIVFAAHHQGYRVIIHCHQSEKEALTLAKKLNTKRDNSAEVITADLGLVNCPKQLEEFTQAIITTFGRIDVLVHNASRFYPTAVGDIKLQHWDELMLTNAKAPLLLSQALRPELEKSRGCIISLLDIHGLQQPFLGYTVYNMAKAAHNMMVKSLALELAPSVRVSGIALGANILPEDDSDQALSDRQKRQILSSIPMQRLGVPEDVADCVLYLAKSGYITGEIITIDGGRSLTIAGGLA; encoded by the coding sequence ATGACCATCAACCTTGCTAAATCAACGACTGCACCGGTCATGCTTGTCACAGGTGCGGCAAAGCGAATTGGCGCCGCCATTGTTTTTGCGGCGCATCATCAAGGCTACCGCGTTATTATTCATTGTCATCAAAGTGAAAAAGAAGCCTTAACATTAGCAAAAAAACTTAACACCAAACGCGACAATAGCGCGGAGGTTATCACAGCGGATTTGGGATTGGTCAACTGCCCAAAACAGCTTGAGGAATTTACGCAAGCTATTATAACTACATTTGGCAGGATTGATGTTCTGGTTCATAATGCATCGCGCTTTTATCCCACAGCTGTTGGCGATATTAAGTTGCAGCATTGGGATGAGCTGATGCTCACCAACGCCAAAGCGCCGCTACTATTAAGCCAAGCCCTACGCCCTGAGCTTGAAAAATCACGCGGCTGTATCATTAGCTTGCTTGACATTCATGGATTACAGCAGCCCTTTTTGGGCTATACGGTATATAACATGGCAAAGGCGGCACATAACATGATGGTCAAATCCTTAGCGCTTGAGCTTGCGCCAAGTGTCCGCGTGAGCGGCATTGCGTTAGGGGCTAATATTTTGCCCGAAGATGACAGCGACCAAGCGCTAAGTGATCGGCAAAAGCGTCAAATTTTGAGCTCCATCCCAATGCAGCGTTTAGGAGTTCCTGAAGATGTGGCCGATTGCGTCTTATATTTGGCAAAATCTGGCTATATAACCGGTGAAATCATTACGATTGATGGCGGCCGCAGTCTTACCATAGCAGGCGGCTTGGCTTAA
- a CDS encoding tRNA nucleotidyltransferase: MKVYLVGGAVRDQLLGRQVKDQDFVVVGSCVDEMLAAGFCQVGADFPVFLHPKTKNEYALARTERKLGHGYQGFQVFASPDVTLQEDLQRRDLTVNAMAIEVKSLTDSSPLTGQVIDYYGGLEDIKNKTLRHVSSAFSEDPLRVLRTARFYSRYFPLGFSIAEETLALMTSLVDSGELTHLSRERIWQESSRALLQDAPQIYWQNLADIGVLKALYPKLYESWYQDGLGESRRLQVLNSLELAENFQLDLQQRWALLMMSFSSPSTNIDDALTCVRTFGGQNKVPKNITQFALWLMTHSKNLANFDNINANDLASFIQSVSLDKHPERFIALMKVVQVWQLAAQQVKMSQAIDNYNSVTVKDIDPSLKGADIGIAIKQARIDKIKAQLSDAV; the protein is encoded by the coding sequence ATGAAGGTTTATTTGGTAGGCGGCGCGGTTCGTGACCAGCTGCTTGGGCGGCAAGTTAAAGACCAAGACTTTGTGGTGGTTGGCAGCTGCGTTGATGAGATGCTGGCTGCCGGATTTTGCCAAGTCGGTGCTGACTTTCCCGTATTTTTGCATCCAAAAACCAAAAACGAGTATGCCCTTGCCCGAACTGAGCGCAAATTGGGTCACGGCTATCAAGGCTTTCAGGTGTTTGCCAGTCCTGATGTCACGCTACAAGAGGACTTACAGCGCCGCGACTTGACGGTCAACGCCATGGCAATTGAGGTCAAAAGTCTCACTGACAGCTCGCCGCTTACCGGTCAAGTTATTGATTATTATGGCGGTCTTGAAGATATTAAAAATAAAACCCTGCGTCACGTCTCAAGCGCCTTTAGTGAAGACCCTTTGCGAGTGCTGCGAACGGCGCGCTTTTATAGTCGCTATTTTCCGCTGGGCTTTAGTATCGCTGAGGAAACTTTAGCGCTGATGACGTCACTGGTTGACAGTGGTGAGCTTACCCATTTAAGCCGCGAGCGAATTTGGCAAGAGTCCAGCCGCGCCCTTTTGCAAGATGCCCCGCAAATTTATTGGCAAAACCTTGCAGATATCGGCGTGCTTAAAGCCCTTTATCCAAAGCTTTATGAAAGTTGGTATCAAGACGGTTTGGGAGAATCTCGGCGCTTGCAAGTTCTTAACAGCCTTGAGCTTGCCGAAAACTTTCAGCTAGATTTGCAGCAGCGTTGGGCGCTTTTAATGATGAGCTTTTCATCACCCAGCACAAATATAGATGATGCGTTGACCTGCGTGCGCACCTTTGGCGGTCAAAACAAAGTCCCTAAAAACATCACCCAATTTGCCCTTTGGCTGATGACCCATTCAAAAAATTTAGCCAACTTCGATAATATAAACGCAAATGATTTGGCAAGCTTTATTCAGTCGGTGTCTTTGGACAAGCACCCTGAGCGTTTTATAGCACTTATGAAAGTGGTACAAGTTTGGCAATTGGCAGCGCAGCAGGTCAAAATGTCGCAAGCCATTGACAACTATAATAGCGTGACTGTTAAAGATATTGACCCGTCACTAAAAGGCGCGGACATCGGCATCGCTATCAAACAAGCAAGGATTGATAAAATCAAAGCTCAGCTTAGTGACGCGGTTTAA
- a CDS encoding NADP-dependent malic enzyme: MTDITDDKASNAPHADMNKEQFEQAALHYHAHPRPGKISVTPTKQLANQRDLALAYSPGVAVPCLEIEKDPTLAAKYTARNNLVGVITNGTAVLGLGNIGALASKPVMEGKGVLFKKFAGIDVFDIEVAQNDPDKFIEAVAALEPTFGGINLEDIKAPECFKIERELRKRMNIPVFHDDQHGTSIIVGAALLNALLIADKKIEDIKVICSGAGAAAISCLDLLCALGVQKQNIFVADSRGIISTKRDNLDESKQRYARDTDATTIDQLIDGTDMFLGLSMPGILTADMVNRMARDPIIFALANPTPEIMPEVAHSVRPDVIMATGRSDYPNQVNNALCFPYIFRGALDVGATTVNEEMKIACVRAIAAMAHVEAMPTTTRAKTTDTTKSFGRDYLIPGPLEPNLIIEIAPAVAKAAMDSGVATLPIEDFRAYRQQLSEFVYNSAFVMKPVFARAKAEPKRIVYCEGEDHNILLAVQVVVDEELAKPILVGRPAIIEKNIKRLGLRLKDGENVTIVNQDDDPRYKNYWQGYYEKNKRLGVSPELARRDVRRKTSLIGALLVENGDADGMICGTFSHYHLHLRYIQSVIGKKAGVNDFYAMNAVLMQDRNIFIADTYIHDDPTAEQLAEMTVLAVAQMRRFGITPRVALVSHSNFGTSDRPSAVKMRKVYELLSNMDVDFEFDGEMQGDAALNERIRLDDLPSSTLKGSANLLILPTVDAANIAFNLLKTATQSASIGPILLGANKPVHILTPSATARRVVNMTALAVTEAQDLENAQR, translated from the coding sequence ATGACCGATATCACTGACGATAAAGCTTCAAATGCACCACATGCTGATATGAATAAAGAGCAGTTTGAACAAGCTGCCCTACACTATCACGCCCACCCTCGCCCCGGTAAAATCTCTGTCACCCCTACCAAGCAACTTGCCAACCAACGCGACCTTGCTTTAGCTTACTCACCGGGCGTTGCTGTCCCTTGTCTTGAAATTGAAAAAGACCCAACCCTTGCCGCAAAATATACTGCCCGCAACAATTTGGTCGGAGTCATCACCAATGGTACGGCAGTTTTAGGACTTGGCAATATCGGTGCTTTGGCATCAAAGCCTGTCATGGAGGGCAAAGGCGTTTTATTCAAAAAATTTGCTGGCATTGACGTTTTTGATATTGAAGTGGCGCAAAATGACCCTGATAAGTTTATCGAAGCGGTCGCCGCCTTAGAGCCAACCTTTGGCGGGATTAATTTAGAAGATATCAAAGCGCCTGAATGCTTTAAAATTGAGCGCGAACTGCGTAAACGTATGAACATTCCGGTGTTTCACGATGACCAGCACGGTACGTCCATTATCGTTGGTGCTGCCCTGTTAAACGCTTTATTAATCGCTGATAAAAAAATTGAAGATATCAAGGTAATTTGCTCAGGTGCTGGCGCTGCTGCGATTTCATGCCTTGACTTGTTGTGCGCGCTTGGGGTTCAAAAACAAAATATCTTTGTGGCAGACTCGCGTGGCATCATCTCGACCAAGCGCGACAATTTGGATGAATCAAAACAGCGCTATGCTCGTGACACCGACGCGACAACCATTGACCAGCTTATTGACGGCACAGATATGTTTTTAGGGCTTTCAATGCCCGGTATCCTTACGGCGGATATGGTCAATCGCATGGCGCGCGACCCCATCATTTTTGCGCTTGCCAATCCAACGCCTGAAATCATGCCTGAGGTTGCCCATTCAGTTCGCCCAGATGTCATCATGGCAACCGGTCGCTCAGACTACCCCAATCAAGTCAACAATGCGCTTTGCTTTCCTTACATTTTTCGCGGCGCGCTTGATGTGGGCGCAACTACAGTCAATGAAGAAATGAAAATCGCTTGCGTCCGCGCTATCGCTGCCATGGCGCATGTTGAGGCGATGCCGACCACCACTCGCGCCAAAACGACTGACACCACCAAAAGCTTCGGTCGCGACTACCTAATTCCAGGACCCCTTGAACCAAATTTAATTATCGAAATTGCCCCTGCCGTCGCCAAAGCTGCTATGGATTCAGGTGTTGCCACCTTGCCTATTGAAGACTTTAGAGCTTATCGACAGCAGTTATCAGAGTTTGTTTACAACTCTGCATTTGTGATGAAGCCAGTATTTGCACGCGCTAAAGCCGAGCCTAAACGCATCGTTTATTGCGAAGGCGAAGACCATAACATCCTACTTGCCGTTCAGGTCGTGGTTGATGAAGAGCTTGCCAAGCCTATCTTGGTCGGTCGCCCAGCCATTATTGAAAAAAATATCAAACGGTTAGGACTGCGCCTAAAAGATGGTGAAAATGTTACCATTGTCAACCAAGACGACGACCCACGCTACAAAAATTACTGGCAAGGTTACTACGAAAAAAACAAACGATTAGGGGTTAGCCCTGAGCTTGCGCGCCGTGACGTTCGCCGAAAGACCTCATTAATTGGCGCATTACTGGTCGAAAACGGCGACGCTGATGGCATGATTTGTGGCACGTTTAGCCATTATCATCTCCATCTGCGTTATATCCAAAGCGTCATTGGCAAAAAAGCCGGCGTTAACGATTTTTATGCCATGAATGCCGTTCTCATGCAAGACCGCAATATTTTTATTGCCGACACTTATATCCACGATGACCCAACTGCCGAACAGCTTGCTGAAATGACGGTTCTTGCTGTCGCCCAAATGCGCCGCTTTGGTATCACGCCCCGAGTTGCACTGGTGTCACATTCCAACTTTGGCACCTCAGATCGCCCAAGTGCGGTTAAAATGCGCAAGGTTTACGAGCTTTTAAGCAACATGGACGTGGATTTTGAATTTGACGGCGAAATGCAAGGTGATGCGGCGCTAAACGAGCGTATTCGCTTGGATGACCTACCCTCAAGCACGCTTAAAGGTTCTGCAAATTTACTGATTTTACCGACCGTAGATGCTGCGAACATTGCCTTTAACTTGCTCAAAACCGCAACGCAAAGCGCCTCTATCGGTCCTATTTTGCTTGGTGCAAATAAACCGGTACATATCTTGACCCCTTCAGCCACCGCCCGCCGCGTGGTCAACATGACCGCCCTTGCCGTGACTGAAGCGCAAGACCTAGAAAATGCTCAGCGCTAA
- a CDS encoding protein adenylyltransferase SelO, whose protein sequence is MKYHNTFSQLDPRLYHRQPPTPLDSPTPVHFNQNLAKKIGWSEDDDLMQNWVDIIGGAYVPKGFCPLAMAYAGHQFGQWAGQLGDGRGLLLAQVIDNTGKLQDLHLKGSGLTPYSRMGDGRAVLRSSIREYLGGHALTQLGIASSSALGIVTSKTPVQRETIESGAALIRVADCHIRLGHIEWIASFAPDLLKPFTDYMIATYFPDCLSADHPVLAFLEKVVKNTARLIADWQLIGFAHGVMNTDNLSITGSTLDFGPFGFMERFNPAWINNHSDFTGRYAYQNQPAIGHWNLNVWLPHFMRLSGISRQGLGEALAHYEPVFMQRYQTGLCDKIGLPHDEDSLGVGFDWLTLLQDCRLDYTNSFRALLALIAPDDFTFEAQLLETLNQEIENQGDKARQSWQNWQSRYQALWQKLPQEEVINRLTANNPVYILRNDMAQRAIIEAEKGDFNEVARLFELLSQPFKVQDIATNLDITPPNHDAPPLSISCSS, encoded by the coding sequence ATGAAGTATCACAACACGTTTTCGCAATTAGACCCAAGGCTGTATCACCGTCAACCGCCAACGCCGCTTGACTCGCCAACGCCCGTTCATTTTAACCAAAACTTAGCAAAAAAAATCGGTTGGTCAGAGGATGACGACTTGATGCAAAACTGGGTCGACATCATCGGTGGCGCTTATGTTCCAAAGGGGTTTTGCCCACTTGCCATGGCGTATGCCGGTCATCAGTTTGGGCAATGGGCAGGTCAGCTTGGCGATGGTCGCGGATTGCTTTTGGCGCAAGTCATCGACAACACCGGCAAGCTGCAAGATTTGCATTTAAAAGGCAGTGGTTTGACGCCCTACTCGCGGATGGGCGATGGTCGGGCGGTACTTCGAAGCAGTATTCGCGAGTATTTGGGGGGTCATGCGCTCACCCAACTTGGCATTGCCTCATCAAGCGCCCTTGGGATAGTGACCTCAAAAACGCCGGTTCAGCGCGAAACGATAGAGTCAGGAGCGGCGCTAATTCGCGTTGCCGACTGTCATATTCGCTTGGGTCATATTGAGTGGATTGCAAGCTTTGCACCGGACTTACTCAAGCCATTTACCGATTATATGATAGCAACGTATTTTCCAGATTGCCTATCGGCGGACCATCCAGTTTTGGCATTTTTAGAAAAGGTCGTTAAAAACACCGCGCGCTTGATTGCCGATTGGCAGTTAATTGGCTTTGCTCACGGGGTGATGAATACCGATAACTTATCCATTACCGGCAGTACGCTTGATTTTGGACCTTTTGGCTTTATGGAGCGCTTTAATCCGGCTTGGATTAACAACCATTCAGACTTTACCGGTCGCTATGCGTATCAAAATCAGCCGGCGATTGGGCATTGGAATTTAAACGTTTGGCTGCCGCATTTTATGCGATTGTCAGGGATAAGCCGTCAAGGCTTAGGCGAAGCGTTAGCCCATTACGAGCCTGTTTTTATGCAGCGCTATCAAACGGGGCTTTGCGATAAAATAGGATTGCCGCATGATGAGGACAGCTTAGGCGTTGGGTTTGATTGGCTGACCCTTTTGCAAGATTGTCGCTTGGATTATACCAACAGCTTTCGCGCGCTGTTAGCCCTGATTGCTCCTGATGACTTCACATTTGAAGCGCAACTGCTTGAAACGCTTAATCAAGAAATCGAAAACCAAGGCGATAAAGCAAGGCAGTCTTGGCAAAACTGGCAATCACGATATCAAGCACTTTGGCAAAAGCTGCCTCAAGAGGAAGTTATTAACCGTTTGACGGCGAACAATCCGGTTTATATTTTACGCAATGATATGGCGCAGCGGGCAATTATAGAAGCTGAAAAAGGAGACTTTAACGAGGTCGCGCGCTTATTTGAACTGCTCAGTCAGCCGTTTAAGGTTCAAGATATCGCCACTAACCTTGATATAACGCCGCCAAATCATGACGCACCGCCGCTTTCTATCAGCTGCTCGTCTTAA